Within the Taeniopygia guttata chromosome 15, bTaeGut7.mat, whole genome shotgun sequence genome, the region GGAATCCAGAATATCCAACTCTTCTTGAAATAAatgggggatggagcagcctggaaggAGCTCAGATATGATACCTGGGAAACTGCACCAGACATAGAAAGGGTGAAACTGGGAGGACAGAGAACGTGGGTGTTGTTTGGGACCTTAGAAGCTTCTTGAGAGTCACTGAGGAGACTCTGCACCCAAAAATGTATTTAGGAAAAGATGAAAGCAAAACAACCAAGCTGAGCTTTAGCAGCCAGCTCGAGGCTGCCTGGGGTGCCTGAACACATCTCCTGCCAGCAGGAAAACCCCTGCTGGCGTTTGCAggaagagctgctctgcagagaaagGGGAAGCAGCAAATGCAGGACTCTTGTGGTGCCAGGGGCTTCTGGAGCCCCACACCCATGACATTCCAGCACGCAGCACCTCGTGGCTCTGCTGAAGAGGTGACATTGCAGAGGAGGGAGCCCCACTCCCGGCAGTGGGGCGTGGAttgcacagcccaggcagggggACAGCAGAGTGCTGAGCCACAGTGCCTAGGCTGGGAGAAATTTGGAGCAGGGTGGTGGGGCCACAGCCTTTTTGGAGACCCCTCCACTGTCCTGCAagctggctgagcaggaggggAACTGCGGGTGGCACCTGACCTGCTCTATACCCACCTCTCTCCCCAGCTGGGTGGCCTATGAGCAGGCCAACATGCGTGGGGAGatgttcatcctggagaagggCGAGTACCCTCGCTGGGACACCTGGTCCAGCAGCTACCGGAGCGACTGCTTCATGTCCATGCGTCCCATCAAAATGGTgagtgcctgggagcagagagctctgctgggaCCTGCCCAggactgggctgtgctgctcaaTGCCTCGCTGCAGCAAAGCTCCAGGGCTTCGGCCACACTGCCCAGCACCCTCCCTCTGTCTTCCCCAGGAGGCTGAGGATCACAAAATCTCCCTCTATGAGTCTGCTGACTTCAAGGGCAACAAGATGGAAATCCAGGAGGACGACGTGCCCAGCCTCTGGGCTTATGGCTTCTGCGATCGCGTGGGCAGCGTGCAGGTGCCCAGTGGAACGTAAGCTGGGCTGCAGTGGCATCTGCCTCGTGCCAGGATCCCTGTCCTCCCCAGCTGGCTGCCACGGGCTCTCAGGCAGCCAGAAAACGCTGCATGGCTGGTTTTGGTGGCATGGGTTGTTTGGGGGGCATGGTTGGTTTTGGTGGCATGGCAATTTTGGGTGGCATGGCGGTTTTGGTGGCATGGCAGTTTTGGGTGGCTTGGCTGGTTTTGGTGGCATGGCAGTTTTGGGTGGCGTGGTTGTTTCTAGTGGTGTGACCCGTCCCTCAGAGGTTGGTGGCCAGCACAGGGAGGCCCTGCAGGCCCTCCAAGCGCCCACCAGCCATGTGGCTGCTGCTTGGAGCATCCAACCCTGCTGAGGTGCcctgtgtttgcttttcccCCAGCTGGGTCGGGTACCAGTACCCTGGCTACAGAGGCTACCAGTACCTGTTTGAGACCGGAGACTTCCGACACTGGAATGAGTGGTCTGCCTTCCAGCCCCAGATCCAGTCCATCCGCCGCATCCGGGACATGCAGTGGGACCAGAAGGGCACCTTTGTCACCCCCGACGTGCCCTCCGACTGAGCGTGCCGCCTGCTAGCTCCGAGTCCCGGGCCCCGTGGGGCACCCCCGCCTCCCCTCGCGCTCGCGCCCAGCACTTTCCTTGTACATTGCACATTCCCTGGATGTACTCTACCTTGTgaggcaaattaaaaaaaaaacagaagattAGAACCGCTCGGGGGTCGGTGGTGCGTGAACGCGGCTGCGCTTGCCCGGGGTGTGCCAGCCTTGCTCTGGAGCCGGGTGGGACACGGGGAGGGGGTTTGGACAGGGAATtggtccctgctggggctgggacacaggAGACCCTCGGTGCGGGGGAAAGGGGTGGCAAAGGCCCTACAGCCCGACCCCACAGCCCCCGTGGGGACCCTCTCATTTTGGTGACTCGGGGTGCCCCGGGAGCCGCGGAATCAGGGCGGGCTCCCGGCTCTGCCCACGCCTGCGGGATCCACTGGGCACTAATTAACAGCCGAAATTGCAGTCAATCGATG harbors:
- the CRYBB1 gene encoding beta-crystallin B1; the encoded protein is MSETTKPAAPGQAVDDKEKAAPAPTPSLDPAPVANSKGEEPSPEAFRIVVFDQENFQGRQMEFTAECLNLADRGFDRVRSVIVTSGPWVAYEQANMRGEMFILEKGEYPRWDTWSSSYRSDCFMSMRPIKMEAEDHKISLYESADFKGNKMEIQEDDVPSLWAYGFCDRVGSVQVPSGTWVGYQYPGYRGYQYLFETGDFRHWNEWSAFQPQIQSIRRIRDMQWDQKGTFVTPDVPSD